The proteins below come from a single Tachypleus tridentatus isolate NWPU-2018 chromosome 13, ASM421037v1, whole genome shotgun sequence genomic window:
- the LOC143240483 gene encoding uncharacterized protein LOC143240483 isoform X2 yields MNGVNIGLFFVILLWLFYLNPNAEESNNVDGVLDLQLVKGVEEMETDKDYAFCITTTDNKKYVFAAITAGIRNNWIQAIGDAAKCAIQELQKECHTEGVTNIASRTKLGVISPRHDSVKLLDVSSNDDLSEYFSFVDEEELTEEVSPRTLPPSPPLNRTAISKVKEKARSCSSSRYRAVKQLQSPAATDSEQLACGLEVDQQSDGILSDRSNSSIHGRDSPYWEHIDKVLDDGHNTSDNKHVSRLDSPTPSLKNCYSKEHLAPKTLNVNDSKEELLEAKHGSHEELKSVDNSKEREQKTSTGNSKNISDKNPEDKLERKHQKQSESGENPYKSKYEALKIKYKKERAEWEAKLFRKLSIPSKLGKAEELQGAIQNCKNQLMSVNCKLEKSPERREESCWKEVSKELEKLLGINERRSKKDMKAELEGVCEDQQKEIERLKIELSIRKTDIMELEKELRKVHAELEKLKDQTDLQAHVRNLETMLKNSICNSDGAAIKQTDSLLLMENSEFQVKLKTSNEVIRSLKRKLHEADQNFDDLEINYFKLQQDLKKMQEDHSSQLALMTARVDDLTSKLTVSERNFRQTKQKLARNESRQEKRKSSLRGKEGLNLSKEFERKIVDLEQKIGSIEYSLKESQDIKGTEKQESQIQPSSESSLADTQNLLIRLNNLDTKVKNVSSLAGSLDQKIGQRDNLEKPKIYLQITDDSEESDPEEWKTLSLNNSFCDLDELEAVKNDSMQLQSLSECVYFISEKVQSLGFWFHNILYLLHTQGKDVESNIKKELKHLVKTLDNLSHSGFENMNMNSDKRISLDIVYRLILFCEVVKAIDRLANFDMSKRKDLIEEINHVSHWLSTLEKKLSSLEATSKEVNVGIKETLPDFLKDFLLVKHGSDLTAADKVDAIPYDSFNITSQLENIEEQFLHINEALNTNRANNLSNLFSSLKDISDNELHEIEPLKCKEAFVSESRANQLSVERTISEELLLESLLHVVTETCKKYLKLIAHQKNQQISLLHYDQESFDLWYNLTDKSLQKEQKIFSNELKTGLSKQESLRDLKLKSSLSQEILIKITELAHLTAFSGILRGSIEYLKSKADAITSNSKTHSNARESCGIEEKQWTTYLRDNLCQRLILCVLPQTSHSCVAQMNEKCLENVATQSVARATDIQKCFYDEVNEEKSSYQQDLSEFQLKLTNLQQRHKQQLEEGCPTCREFREEICRLQAKLDIVQNSERKGSMCLRCDEVQNQLSQIMKQHQEEIGNLKSNHLADVEAIKEEMQELTEKQDKLHNENISKLQNELQLSQKHLKYIEFEHEEQMKILIESYHNKLETKHDIISEEAIRRRYQSEIEQWKGLSEKGLIAMENSYKRMISDMQKKHQLELEQLENEKEKVLAEETQATRAALDALRKAHKENLQQEIAKFKDEFFKQTERSCSVGSQYKEHEAELQEIKQEILALCEKYSIKCLENASLKENLEMLNKQLENTSYQVFDLLARNKQLQAILTSEVVEKRKELPQDTDNVNLETLKLLSLDEQKQAEPKDENGDLLQKHDSTKHNVSNLDEQWQQLDQNLETEYRPPEHEVNSLKNKLETFVTTSPEREDNSSGCRWTETGLASHQYPVKSNNTFSGRTFEPKPR; encoded by the exons ATGAATGGAGTAAACATTGGTTTGTTCTTCGTAATTCTTCTTTGGCTTTTTTACCTCAACCCTAATGCAGAGGAGTCAAATAATGTGGATGGTGTTTTAGATTTACAGTTGGTAAAAGGAGTGGAGGAAATGGAAACAGATAAAGACTACGCATTTTGTATCACG ACTACTGATAACAAGAAGTATGTATTTGCTGCCATCACTGCTGGGATTCGAAACAACTGGATTCAGGCTATTGGTGATGCTGCAAAATGTGCGATACAAGAATTGCAAAAGGAGTGTCATACAGAAGGAGTTACTAATATCGCTTCCAGGACCAAACTTGGGGTAATTAGTCCCAGGCACGATTCAGTCAAACTATTGGATGTTTCTTCTAATGATGATctttcagaatatttttctttCGTGGATGAAGAGGAACTAACTGAAGAAGTTTCTCCACGGACATTACCTCCATCTCCACCTTTGAACAGAACTGCCATCTCAAAAGTCAAAGAAAAGGCTCGATCATGTTCGTCATCAAGGTATAGAGCTGTTAAGCAGCTACAGTCACCTGCAGCCACTGATAGTGAACAACTTGCATGTGGGTTGGAGGTTGACCAACAGAGTGATGGGATACTAAGTGACAGGTCTAACTCAAGCATACATGGAAGAGATTCACCATACTGG GAACATATCGATAAAGTTCTGGACGATGGACATAACACTTCTGACAACAAACATGTTTCAAGATTAGATAGTCCAACACCATCTTTGAAAAACTGTTATTCTAAAGAACACTTGGCACCTAAGACTTTGAATGTAAATGATAGCAAAGAAGAGCTTTTGGAAGCAAAACATGGGTCACATGAAGAACTGAAATCTGTAGATAATAGTAAAGAACGTGAACAGAAGACATCTACAGGAAATTCCAAGAACATTTCTGATAAAAACCCTGAAGataaattagaaagaaaacatcaaaaacaaagTGAAAGTGGGGAAAATCcatataaatcaaaatatgaaGCTTTAAAGATTAAGTACAAGAAAGAAAGAGCAGAATGGGAAGCAAAACTATTCAGAAAATTATCCATTCCTTCCAAATTAGGGAAAGCAGAAGAATTACAAGGAGCTATCCAAAACTGTAAAAATCAGTTGATGAGTGTTAATTGTAAGCTTGAGAAATCTCCTGAAAGGAGAGAGGAGAGCTGTTGGAAGGAAGTTTCTAAGGAACTGGAGAAGTTACTTGGAATCAATGAAAGAAGATCTAAGAAAGATATGAAAGCTGAACTTGAAGGAGTTTGTGAGGATCAGCAGAAAGAAATCGAAAGACTCAAAATTGAACTGAGCATTCGTAAGACTGACATTATGGAGCTGGAGAAAGAGCTGAGAAAAGTACATGCTGAGCTGGAAAAATTAAAAGACCAAACTGACCTGCAAGCCCATGTTAGAAATTTAGAGACCATGCTAAAAAACTCTATTTGTAATTCTGATGGAGCAGCTATTAAACAAACAGATTCTCTCTTACTAATGGAGAATTCAGAATTCCAAGTCAAACTGAAAACATCAAATGAAGTTATAAGGAGCCTAAAAAGGAAGTTACATGAAGCAGACCAAAATTTTGACGACCTTGAGATCAACTACTTCAAACTGCAGCAAGACTTAAAGAAGATGCAAGAAGATCATTCTTCTCAGTTAGCTCTGATGACTGCCCGAGTGGATGATTTAACATCAAAACTCACGGTATCTGAAAGAAATTTCCGTCAGACAAAGCAGAAGCTTGCAAGAAATGAATCCAGACAAGAAAAACGGAAAAGTTCGCTTCGTGGAAAAGAAGGTTTGAACTTATCCAAAgagtttgaaagaaaaattgtaGATCTTGAACAGAAAATAGGATCCATTGAATATTCTCTTAAAGAATCACAAGACATCAAGGGAACTGAAAAACAAGAGAGTCAAATTCAACCTAGCTCTGAAAGTTCATTAGCAGATACTCAAAACTTACTTATTCGACTCAATAATTTGGATACAAAAGTGAAAAATGTTTCTAGTTTAGCTGGATCCTTAGACCAAAAAATTGGTCAGAGAGATAACTTGGAAAAACCAaagatttatttacaaattacagaTGACAGTGAAGAAAGTGACCCTGAAGAATGGAAAACTTTATCTTTGAATAACAGTTTTTGTGACTTGGATGAATTAGAAGCAGTGAAAAATGACAGCATGCAACTTCAGTCACTCTCTGAATGTGTTTACTTCATTTCTGAGAAAGTTCAGTCTTTAGGTTTCtggtttcataatattttataccTTTTGCATACACAAGGAAAGGATGTTGAGAGCAACATTAAAAAGGAATTAAAGCATCTTGTAAAAACTCTTGATAATTTATCTCATAGTGGTTTTGaaaatatgaacatgaactcaGATAAAAGAATATCATTAGACATTGTGTATCGACTAATCCTTTTTTGTGAAGTTGTGAAAGCCATAGACAGACTTGCTAACTTTGATATGTCTAAAAGGAAAGATTTAATTGAGGAAATAAACCATGTAAGTCATTGGCTGTCAACCCTAGAAAAAAAACTGTCTTCATTAGAAGCTACATCTAAAGAAGTGAATGTAGGAATAAAAGAAACTTTGCCTGATTTCCTCAAAGATTTTCTTCTTGTTAAACATGGAAGTGATCTCACAGCTGCAGATAAAGTTGATGCCATTCCATATGATAGCTTCAATATAACTTCTCAACTAGAAAACATAGAAGAACAGTTTTTACACATCAATGAGGCCTTAAATACTAACAGAGCCAATAATTTATCAAACCTTTTTTCTTCCCTTAAAGATATCTCTGATAATGAATTGCATGAAATAGAACCGCTCAAATGTAAAGAAGCATTTGTCAGTGAGAGTAGAGCTAACCAGTTATCAGTCGAAAGAACCATTAGTGAAGAATTACTGTTAGAAAGTCTCCTCCATGTTGTCACAGAAACCTGTAAAAAATACCTAAAATTAATAGCCCaccaaaaaaaccaacaaatcaGCTTACTGCACTATGATCAAGAGTCATTTGACCTTTGGTATAACCTAACTGATAAGTCTTTGCAAAAAGAACAGAAGATATTTTCAAATGAACTGAAGACTGGTTTATCAAAGCAGGAATCTTTACGTGACTTGAAATTGAAATCTTCTCTTAGCCaagaaattttgataaaaattactgAATTAGCACACCTTACAGCGTTCAGTGGCATCCTACGTGGTTCTATTGAATATCTGAAAAGCAAAGCTGACGCAATAACTAGTAATTCCAAAACTCATTCTAATGCACGAGAAAGTTGTGGaatagaagaaaaacaatggACAACTTATTTGAGGGATAATTTATGTCAACGACTAATTCTTTGTGTATTGCCACAGACTTCCCACAGTTGTGTAGCTCAGATGAATGAGAAGTGTTTAGAGAATGTCGCCACACAGAGTGTTGCCAGAGCAACTGATATACAGAAGTGCTTTTATGATGAGGTCAATGAAGAGAAAAGTAGCTACCAACAAGACCTGTCTGAGTTTCAGTTAAAATTGACAAATTTGCAGCAACGACATAAACAGCAGCTTGAAGAAGGGTGTCCAACTTGCAGAGAATTCAGAGAAGAAATTTGTCGGTTACAGGCAAAGTTGGACATAGTTCAGAACTCAGAACGTAAGGGTAGCATGTGTCTTCGTTGTGATGAAGTTCAGAATCAACTTAGtcaaataatgaaacaacatCAAGAGGAAATAGGTAATCTCAAATCAAACCATCTTGCTGACGTGGAAGCCATTAAAGAAGAAATGCAGGAGCTTACTGAGAAACAG gaTAAACTCCACAATGAGAACATCTCTAAACTACAAAATGAACTCCAGCTTTCTCAGaagcatttgaaatatattgag TTCGAACATGAGGAACAGATGAAGATCCTAATCGAGAGTTATCACAACAAACTTGAAACAAAACATGACATTATCAGTGAGGAGGCCATACGAAGACGATACCAGTCAGAGATTGAACAGTGGAAG GGTCTCTCTGAAAAAGGATTGATAGCAATGGAAAATTCATACAAGCGAATGATATCAGATATGCAGAAAAAACATCAACTAGAACTTGAACAGTTGGAGAATGAAAAGGAGAAGGTTTTAGCAGAAGAAACTCAGGCAACTAGAGCAG CCCTTGATGCTCTGAGAAAAGCTCATAAAGAAAACCTTCAACAAGAAATTGCTAAGTTTAAAGATGAATTTTTTAAGCAGACAGAACGGTCATGCAGTGTTGGGAGTCAGTATAAGGAACATGA GGCAGAACTTCaagaaattaaacaagaaatacttGCACTGTGTGAAAAATACTCCATTAAATGTTTGGAGAATGCCTCTTTAAAGGAGAATTTGGAAATGCTTAATAAGCAACTTGAAAATACCAGCTATCAG GTGTTTGACTTACTTGCTAGAAACAAACAGCTACAAGCCATATTGACATCAGAAGTAGTTGAGAAGAGAAAAGAACTTCCTCAAGATACAGATAACGTAAATTTGGAAACGTTAAAG CTTTTAAGTCTCGATGAACAAAAACAAGCAGAACCAAAAGATGAAAATGGAGACCTTTTGCAAAAGCATGACTCAACAAAACAT AATGTCAGTAATTTGGATGAACAGTGGCAACAGTTGGACCAGAATCTTGAAACTGAATACAGACCACCAGAACATGAGGTTAACAGTCTGAAAAATAAACTAGAGACATTTGTTACCACTTCCCCtg AAAGAGAAGACAACAGCAGTGGGTGCAGATGGACAGAGACAGGTCTTGCCTCTCACCAGTACCCAGTCAAAAGTAATAACACTTTCTCTGGAAGAACTTTTGAACCAAAACCTAGATGA
- the LOC143240483 gene encoding uncharacterized protein LOC143240483 isoform X1 has product MNGVNIGLFFVILLWLFYLNPNAEESNNVDGVLDLQLVKGVEEMETDKDYAFCITTTDNKKYVFAAITAGIRNNWIQAIGDAAKCAIQELQKECHTEGVTNIASRTKLGVISPRHDSVKLLDVSSNDDLSEYFSFVDEEELTEEVSPRTLPPSPPLNRTAISKVKEKARSCSSSRYRAVKQLQSPAATDSEQLACGLEVDQQSDGILSDRSNSSIHGRDSPYWEHIDKVLDDGHNTSDNKHVSRLDSPTPSLKNCYSKEHLAPKTLNVNDSKEELLEAKHGSHEELKSVDNSKEREQKTSTGNSKNISDKNPEDKLERKHQKQSESGENPYKSKYEALKIKYKKERAEWEAKLFRKLSIPSKLGKAEELQGAIQNCKNQLMSVNCKLEKSPERREESCWKEVSKELEKLLGINERRSKKDMKAELEGVCEDQQKEIERLKIELSIRKTDIMELEKELRKVHAELEKLKDQTDLQAHVRNLETMLKNSICNSDGAAIKQTDSLLLMENSEFQVKLKTSNEVIRSLKRKLHEADQNFDDLEINYFKLQQDLKKMQEDHSSQLALMTARVDDLTSKLTVSERNFRQTKQKLARNESRQEKRKSSLRGKEGLNLSKEFERKIVDLEQKIGSIEYSLKESQDIKGTEKQESQIQPSSESSLADTQNLLIRLNNLDTKVKNVSSLAGSLDQKIGQRDNLEKPKIYLQITDDSEESDPEEWKTLSLNNSFCDLDELEAVKNDSMQLQSLSECVYFISEKVQSLGFWFHNILYLLHTQGKDVESNIKKELKHLVKTLDNLSHSGFENMNMNSDKRISLDIVYRLILFCEVVKAIDRLANFDMSKRKDLIEEINHVSHWLSTLEKKLSSLEATSKEVNVGIKETLPDFLKDFLLVKHGSDLTAADKVDAIPYDSFNITSQLENIEEQFLHINEALNTNRANNLSNLFSSLKDISDNELHEIEPLKCKEAFVSESRANQLSVERTISEELLLESLLHVVTETCKKYLKLIAHQKNQQISLLHYDQESFDLWYNLTDKSLQKEQKIFSNELKTGLSKQESLRDLKLKSSLSQEILIKITELAHLTAFSGILRGSIEYLKSKADAITSNSKTHSNARESCGIEEKQWTTYLRDNLCQRLILCVLPQTSHSCVAQMNEKCLENVATQSVARATDIQKCFYDEVNEEKSSYQQDLSEFQLKLTNLQQRHKQQLEEGCPTCREFREEICRLQAKLDIVQNSERKGSMCLRCDEVQNQLSQIMKQHQEEIGNLKSNHLADVEAIKEEMQELTEKQDKLHNENISKLQNELQLSQKHLKYIEFEHEEQMKILIESYHNKLETKHDIISEEAIRRRYQSEIEQWKGLSEKGLIAMENSYKRMISDMQKKHQLELEQLENEKEKVLAEETQATRAALDALRKAHKENLQQEIAKFKDEFFKQTERSCSVGSQYKEHEAELQEIKQEILALCEKYSIKCLENASLKENLEMLNKQLENTSYQVFDLLARNKQLQAILTSEVVEKRKELPQDTDNVNLETLKQLLSLDEQKQAEPKDENGDLLQKHDSTKHNVSNLDEQWQQLDQNLETEYRPPEHEVNSLKNKLETFVTTSPEREDNSSGCRWTETGLASHQYPVKSNNTFSGRTFEPKPR; this is encoded by the exons ATGAATGGAGTAAACATTGGTTTGTTCTTCGTAATTCTTCTTTGGCTTTTTTACCTCAACCCTAATGCAGAGGAGTCAAATAATGTGGATGGTGTTTTAGATTTACAGTTGGTAAAAGGAGTGGAGGAAATGGAAACAGATAAAGACTACGCATTTTGTATCACG ACTACTGATAACAAGAAGTATGTATTTGCTGCCATCACTGCTGGGATTCGAAACAACTGGATTCAGGCTATTGGTGATGCTGCAAAATGTGCGATACAAGAATTGCAAAAGGAGTGTCATACAGAAGGAGTTACTAATATCGCTTCCAGGACCAAACTTGGGGTAATTAGTCCCAGGCACGATTCAGTCAAACTATTGGATGTTTCTTCTAATGATGATctttcagaatatttttctttCGTGGATGAAGAGGAACTAACTGAAGAAGTTTCTCCACGGACATTACCTCCATCTCCACCTTTGAACAGAACTGCCATCTCAAAAGTCAAAGAAAAGGCTCGATCATGTTCGTCATCAAGGTATAGAGCTGTTAAGCAGCTACAGTCACCTGCAGCCACTGATAGTGAACAACTTGCATGTGGGTTGGAGGTTGACCAACAGAGTGATGGGATACTAAGTGACAGGTCTAACTCAAGCATACATGGAAGAGATTCACCATACTGG GAACATATCGATAAAGTTCTGGACGATGGACATAACACTTCTGACAACAAACATGTTTCAAGATTAGATAGTCCAACACCATCTTTGAAAAACTGTTATTCTAAAGAACACTTGGCACCTAAGACTTTGAATGTAAATGATAGCAAAGAAGAGCTTTTGGAAGCAAAACATGGGTCACATGAAGAACTGAAATCTGTAGATAATAGTAAAGAACGTGAACAGAAGACATCTACAGGAAATTCCAAGAACATTTCTGATAAAAACCCTGAAGataaattagaaagaaaacatcaaaaacaaagTGAAAGTGGGGAAAATCcatataaatcaaaatatgaaGCTTTAAAGATTAAGTACAAGAAAGAAAGAGCAGAATGGGAAGCAAAACTATTCAGAAAATTATCCATTCCTTCCAAATTAGGGAAAGCAGAAGAATTACAAGGAGCTATCCAAAACTGTAAAAATCAGTTGATGAGTGTTAATTGTAAGCTTGAGAAATCTCCTGAAAGGAGAGAGGAGAGCTGTTGGAAGGAAGTTTCTAAGGAACTGGAGAAGTTACTTGGAATCAATGAAAGAAGATCTAAGAAAGATATGAAAGCTGAACTTGAAGGAGTTTGTGAGGATCAGCAGAAAGAAATCGAAAGACTCAAAATTGAACTGAGCATTCGTAAGACTGACATTATGGAGCTGGAGAAAGAGCTGAGAAAAGTACATGCTGAGCTGGAAAAATTAAAAGACCAAACTGACCTGCAAGCCCATGTTAGAAATTTAGAGACCATGCTAAAAAACTCTATTTGTAATTCTGATGGAGCAGCTATTAAACAAACAGATTCTCTCTTACTAATGGAGAATTCAGAATTCCAAGTCAAACTGAAAACATCAAATGAAGTTATAAGGAGCCTAAAAAGGAAGTTACATGAAGCAGACCAAAATTTTGACGACCTTGAGATCAACTACTTCAAACTGCAGCAAGACTTAAAGAAGATGCAAGAAGATCATTCTTCTCAGTTAGCTCTGATGACTGCCCGAGTGGATGATTTAACATCAAAACTCACGGTATCTGAAAGAAATTTCCGTCAGACAAAGCAGAAGCTTGCAAGAAATGAATCCAGACAAGAAAAACGGAAAAGTTCGCTTCGTGGAAAAGAAGGTTTGAACTTATCCAAAgagtttgaaagaaaaattgtaGATCTTGAACAGAAAATAGGATCCATTGAATATTCTCTTAAAGAATCACAAGACATCAAGGGAACTGAAAAACAAGAGAGTCAAATTCAACCTAGCTCTGAAAGTTCATTAGCAGATACTCAAAACTTACTTATTCGACTCAATAATTTGGATACAAAAGTGAAAAATGTTTCTAGTTTAGCTGGATCCTTAGACCAAAAAATTGGTCAGAGAGATAACTTGGAAAAACCAaagatttatttacaaattacagaTGACAGTGAAGAAAGTGACCCTGAAGAATGGAAAACTTTATCTTTGAATAACAGTTTTTGTGACTTGGATGAATTAGAAGCAGTGAAAAATGACAGCATGCAACTTCAGTCACTCTCTGAATGTGTTTACTTCATTTCTGAGAAAGTTCAGTCTTTAGGTTTCtggtttcataatattttataccTTTTGCATACACAAGGAAAGGATGTTGAGAGCAACATTAAAAAGGAATTAAAGCATCTTGTAAAAACTCTTGATAATTTATCTCATAGTGGTTTTGaaaatatgaacatgaactcaGATAAAAGAATATCATTAGACATTGTGTATCGACTAATCCTTTTTTGTGAAGTTGTGAAAGCCATAGACAGACTTGCTAACTTTGATATGTCTAAAAGGAAAGATTTAATTGAGGAAATAAACCATGTAAGTCATTGGCTGTCAACCCTAGAAAAAAAACTGTCTTCATTAGAAGCTACATCTAAAGAAGTGAATGTAGGAATAAAAGAAACTTTGCCTGATTTCCTCAAAGATTTTCTTCTTGTTAAACATGGAAGTGATCTCACAGCTGCAGATAAAGTTGATGCCATTCCATATGATAGCTTCAATATAACTTCTCAACTAGAAAACATAGAAGAACAGTTTTTACACATCAATGAGGCCTTAAATACTAACAGAGCCAATAATTTATCAAACCTTTTTTCTTCCCTTAAAGATATCTCTGATAATGAATTGCATGAAATAGAACCGCTCAAATGTAAAGAAGCATTTGTCAGTGAGAGTAGAGCTAACCAGTTATCAGTCGAAAGAACCATTAGTGAAGAATTACTGTTAGAAAGTCTCCTCCATGTTGTCACAGAAACCTGTAAAAAATACCTAAAATTAATAGCCCaccaaaaaaaccaacaaatcaGCTTACTGCACTATGATCAAGAGTCATTTGACCTTTGGTATAACCTAACTGATAAGTCTTTGCAAAAAGAACAGAAGATATTTTCAAATGAACTGAAGACTGGTTTATCAAAGCAGGAATCTTTACGTGACTTGAAATTGAAATCTTCTCTTAGCCaagaaattttgataaaaattactgAATTAGCACACCTTACAGCGTTCAGTGGCATCCTACGTGGTTCTATTGAATATCTGAAAAGCAAAGCTGACGCAATAACTAGTAATTCCAAAACTCATTCTAATGCACGAGAAAGTTGTGGaatagaagaaaaacaatggACAACTTATTTGAGGGATAATTTATGTCAACGACTAATTCTTTGTGTATTGCCACAGACTTCCCACAGTTGTGTAGCTCAGATGAATGAGAAGTGTTTAGAGAATGTCGCCACACAGAGTGTTGCCAGAGCAACTGATATACAGAAGTGCTTTTATGATGAGGTCAATGAAGAGAAAAGTAGCTACCAACAAGACCTGTCTGAGTTTCAGTTAAAATTGACAAATTTGCAGCAACGACATAAACAGCAGCTTGAAGAAGGGTGTCCAACTTGCAGAGAATTCAGAGAAGAAATTTGTCGGTTACAGGCAAAGTTGGACATAGTTCAGAACTCAGAACGTAAGGGTAGCATGTGTCTTCGTTGTGATGAAGTTCAGAATCAACTTAGtcaaataatgaaacaacatCAAGAGGAAATAGGTAATCTCAAATCAAACCATCTTGCTGACGTGGAAGCCATTAAAGAAGAAATGCAGGAGCTTACTGAGAAACAG gaTAAACTCCACAATGAGAACATCTCTAAACTACAAAATGAACTCCAGCTTTCTCAGaagcatttgaaatatattgag TTCGAACATGAGGAACAGATGAAGATCCTAATCGAGAGTTATCACAACAAACTTGAAACAAAACATGACATTATCAGTGAGGAGGCCATACGAAGACGATACCAGTCAGAGATTGAACAGTGGAAG GGTCTCTCTGAAAAAGGATTGATAGCAATGGAAAATTCATACAAGCGAATGATATCAGATATGCAGAAAAAACATCAACTAGAACTTGAACAGTTGGAGAATGAAAAGGAGAAGGTTTTAGCAGAAGAAACTCAGGCAACTAGAGCAG CCCTTGATGCTCTGAGAAAAGCTCATAAAGAAAACCTTCAACAAGAAATTGCTAAGTTTAAAGATGAATTTTTTAAGCAGACAGAACGGTCATGCAGTGTTGGGAGTCAGTATAAGGAACATGA GGCAGAACTTCaagaaattaaacaagaaatacttGCACTGTGTGAAAAATACTCCATTAAATGTTTGGAGAATGCCTCTTTAAAGGAGAATTTGGAAATGCTTAATAAGCAACTTGAAAATACCAGCTATCAG GTGTTTGACTTACTTGCTAGAAACAAACAGCTACAAGCCATATTGACATCAGAAGTAGTTGAGAAGAGAAAAGAACTTCCTCAAGATACAGATAACGTAAATTTGGAAACGTTAAAG CAGCTTTTAAGTCTCGATGAACAAAAACAAGCAGAACCAAAAGATGAAAATGGAGACCTTTTGCAAAAGCATGACTCAACAAAACAT AATGTCAGTAATTTGGATGAACAGTGGCAACAGTTGGACCAGAATCTTGAAACTGAATACAGACCACCAGAACATGAGGTTAACAGTCTGAAAAATAAACTAGAGACATTTGTTACCACTTCCCCtg AAAGAGAAGACAACAGCAGTGGGTGCAGATGGACAGAGACAGGTCTTGCCTCTCACCAGTACCCAGTCAAAAGTAATAACACTTTCTCTGGAAGAACTTTTGAACCAAAACCTAGATGA